A genome region from Bacteroides stercoris ATCC 43183 includes the following:
- a CDS encoding IS110 family transposase: MRIVCGLDVHKDSVFVCILNEKGEKFEAKYGVLTPELEELHQLLLTHEVKEVTMESTSIYWYPIWRILSDIECLKLVNPYFIKQLPGRKSDVRDAAWIAECTMKDLIRGSFVPDEIVQRMRQYNRRIFDLNKEKVYKLTKLDALLQRCNIRISNYVSSTDSKSYKDVVKLLSEGIVNAEKLTEAIHGRTVNRVGKEVITAALTGVVNEVDIDLIRQYREEILMDDKHLKECQEKLTEICRKEFPREFDNLQTIPGVKERSATSILSELGADMKMFITAAALVSWCGLKPRNEESAGKIKSRRITHGNKYIRKTMIECAWGASRTQNCFYSNFSYTQTVVRRKNAMKVKVAIARKMLVVIWHVLSDGVPYNDYKKPEAIAEGNS; the protein is encoded by the coding sequence ATGCGGATAGTATGTGGTCTTGACGTACACAAAGATAGTGTATTTGTTTGTATTCTCAACGAAAAAGGTGAGAAATTTGAAGCCAAGTACGGTGTTTTGACACCTGAACTGGAAGAGCTGCATCAACTTCTCCTTACTCATGAAGTTAAGGAAGTTACTATGGAAAGCACCAGTATTTACTGGTATCCCATCTGGCGCATTCTCAGTGACATAGAATGTCTGAAGTTGGTCAACCCCTACTTCATCAAGCAGCTTCCCGGCAGAAAAAGTGATGTCCGTGACGCTGCCTGGATAGCCGAATGTACCATGAAGGATCTCATCCGTGGCAGTTTCGTGCCGGATGAGATAGTGCAGCGCATGCGTCAGTATAACCGACGCATTTTTGACTTGAACAAGGAGAAGGTCTATAAACTGACCAAACTGGATGCCTTGCTTCAACGTTGCAATATCCGTATCAGCAACTACGTATCTTCTACAGACAGTAAGAGCTACAAAGATGTGGTGAAATTGCTTTCCGAAGGAATTGTCAATGCGGAAAAGCTGACGGAGGCCATCCATGGACGGACGGTGAACCGTGTCGGAAAAGAAGTAATTACAGCCGCTCTGACAGGAGTTGTCAATGAAGTGGACATAGACCTGATACGCCAGTACCGGGAGGAAATCCTTATGGATGACAAGCATCTGAAAGAGTGCCAGGAAAAACTGACGGAAATCTGCAGGAAAGAGTTCCCCAGGGAGTTCGATAATCTTCAGACGATACCCGGTGTAAAGGAACGCTCGGCAACCTCCATACTCTCTGAATTAGGGGCCGACATGAAGATGTTTATTACAGCGGCTGCATTGGTGTCGTGGTGCGGGCTCAAACCACGGAATGAAGAAAGCGCAGGAAAAATCAAATCACGAAGAATCACACATGGTAACAAGTACATCAGAAAGACTATGATTGAATGCGCATGGGGAGCCAGCCGGACACAAAACTGTTTTTACTCGAATTTCAGTTACACACAAACTGTCGTCAGAAGGAAGAATGCCATGAAAGTGAAAGTGGCCATAGCGCGGAAAATGCTTGTTGTCATTTGGCACGTGTTGAGTGATGGTGTTCCATACAATGATTATAAGAAGCCTGAAGCTATTGCAGAAGGCAACTCATAA
- a CDS encoding peptide chain release factor 3, protein MASNQEIARRRTFAIIAHPDAGKTSLTEKLLLFGGQIQVAGAVKSNKIKKTATSDWMDIEKQRGISVTTSVMEFDYHDYKINILDTPGHQDFAEDTYRTLTAVDSVIIVVDGAKGVETQTRKLMEVCRMRNTPVIIFINKMDREAKDPFDLLDELEEELSIHVRPLTWPIESGPRFKGVYNIYERNLNLYQPSKQVVTEKVEVDINTEELDNQIGSALADKLRGELELIDGVYPEFQVEEYLKGELAPVFFGSALNNFGVQELLDCFVEIAPSPRPVKAEEREVEPEEPKFTGFIFKITANIDPNHRSCIAFCKICSGKFTRNTPYLHVRHGKTMRFSSPTQFMAQRKTTIDEAWAGDIIGLPDNGTFKIGDTLTEGEMLHFRGLPSFSPEMFKYIENADPMKQKQLAKGIDQLMDEGVAQLFVNQFNGRKIIGTVGQLQFEVIQYRLENEYSAKCRWEPLSLYKACWIESDDPAELEAFKKRKYQYMAKDREGRDVFLADSGYVLQMAQMDFKHIKFHFTSEF, encoded by the coding sequence ATGGCAAGTAATCAAGAAATAGCGAGAAGACGAACCTTTGCGATTATCGCCCATCCGGACGCCGGTAAGACATCGTTGACTGAAAAGCTGCTGCTGTTTGGCGGTCAGATTCAGGTGGCGGGTGCGGTAAAGAGCAACAAGATAAAGAAGACGGCAACGTCAGACTGGATGGATATTGAAAAACAGCGTGGTATCTCCGTAACCACTTCCGTAATGGAGTTCGACTATCACGATTACAAAATCAATATCCTCGATACTCCGGGTCACCAGGACTTTGCCGAAGATACCTACCGCACACTGACGGCGGTGGACAGCGTTATCATCGTGGTGGACGGTGCGAAAGGTGTGGAAACACAGACACGCAAGCTGATGGAAGTCTGCCGCATGCGCAACACTCCGGTGATTATCTTCATCAATAAGATGGACCGTGAGGCAAAAGACCCGTTCGACTTGCTGGATGAGCTGGAGGAGGAACTCTCCATCCACGTCCGCCCGCTGACGTGGCCTATCGAGAGCGGTCCCCGTTTCAAGGGAGTTTACAACATCTATGAACGCAATCTCAATCTTTACCAGCCTTCCAAGCAGGTGGTGACGGAAAAGGTGGAAGTAGATATAAATACGGAAGAACTGGATAATCAGATCGGTTCGGCACTGGCGGACAAGCTGCGCGGCGAACTGGAACTGATAGACGGTGTGTATCCCGAATTTCAGGTAGAGGAGTATCTGAAAGGTGAATTGGCTCCCGTGTTCTTCGGCTCCGCCCTGAATAACTTCGGTGTGCAGGAGTTGCTGGACTGCTTTGTGGAGATTGCTCCCAGTCCCCGTCCCGTGAAGGCGGAAGAACGCGAAGTAGAACCGGAAGAGCCTAAATTCACAGGCTTTATCTTTAAGATTACCGCCAATATCGACCCGAACCACCGCTCATGTATCGCATTCTGCAAGATATGTTCCGGTAAGTTCACCCGTAATACGCCCTACCTGCATGTGCGTCATGGCAAGACTATGCGTTTCTCGTCGCCTACGCAGTTTATGGCGCAGCGCAAGACTACCATCGATGAGGCGTGGGCGGGAGATATCATCGGTTTGCCGGACAACGGTACGTTCAAAATCGGCGATACGCTGACGGAGGGTGAGATGCTTCACTTCCGCGGACTGCCGAGCTTCTCGCCCGAGATGTTCAAGTATATCGAGAATGCCGACCCGATGAAACAGAAGCAGCTTGCCAAAGGTATCGACCAGTTGATGGACGAAGGTGTAGCGCAGTTGTTTGTCAACCAGTTTAACGGACGCAAGATTATCGGTACGGTAGGGCAGTTGCAGTTCGAGGTAATCCAATACCGTCTGGAAAATGAGTACAGTGCCAAATGCCGTTGGGAGCCGTTGAGTCTTTACAAGGCCTGCTGGATTGAAAGTGATGACCCTGCCGAACTGGAAGCGTTCAAGAAACGCAAGTACCAGTATATGGCGAAAGACCGTGAGGGCAGGGATGTGTTCCTTGCAGACAGCGGCTACGTACTGCAGATGGCGCAGATGGATTTCAAGCATATCAAGTTCCACTTTACAAGCGAGTTCTAA
- the rfbD gene encoding dTDP-4-dehydrorhamnose reductase: MNILVTGANGQLGNEMRVLSAENQQHTYFFTDVQELDICDEQAIRAFVTDNRVDVIVNCAAYTAVDKAEDNPELCNKLNHIAPGYLAAAAEACGAAMIQVSTDYVFDGIGHIPYTEEVTPCPNSVYGSTKLAGEQAVMEKCSRAMVIRTAWLYSIYGNNFVKTMIRLGNERERLGVVFDQIGTPTYANDLARAIFAAVNQGIVPGIYHFSNEGVCSWYDFTVAIHRMAGITSCKVSPLHTDEYPAKAPRPQYSVLDKTKIKKTFGIEIPHWEDSLQVCIDRLAQ; this comes from the coding sequence ATGAATATATTAGTAACCGGTGCCAACGGTCAGCTTGGCAATGAGATGCGGGTGCTCTCTGCTGAAAATCAGCAACACACTTACTTTTTTACAGATGTGCAGGAACTGGATATATGTGATGAACAGGCCATACGTGCATTCGTGACCGATAATCGGGTGGATGTTATTGTGAATTGTGCCGCTTATACGGCAGTGGACAAGGCAGAAGACAATCCCGAACTTTGCAATAAACTGAACCATATAGCTCCCGGCTATCTGGCTGCCGCCGCCGAGGCTTGCGGTGCTGCCATGATACAGGTCTCTACGGATTACGTGTTCGACGGAATCGGCCATATTCCTTATACGGAAGAAGTCACTCCTTGCCCCAACTCCGTTTACGGCTCTACAAAACTGGCAGGTGAGCAGGCTGTTATGGAGAAGTGCAGCCGTGCGATGGTTATCCGTACGGCATGGTTATATTCCATTTACGGCAATAATTTTGTAAAGACCATGATTCGTCTGGGTAATGAACGCGAGCGGTTGGGAGTTGTTTTCGACCAAATCGGTACGCCGACTTATGCCAACGATTTGGCACGTGCCATCTTTGCGGCTGTCAATCAGGGCATCGTCCCTGGTATTTATCATTTCAGTAACGAGGGAGTATGCTCCTGGTATGATTTTACGGTGGCCATTCACCGCATGGCGGGCATTACCTCGTGTAAAGTCAGCCCGTTGCATACGGACGAGTATCCGGCCAAAGCTCCGCGTCCTCAGTATTCCGTATTGGATAAGACGAAGATTAAAAAGACTTTCGGTATCGAGATTCCCCATTGGGAGGATAGCTTGCAGGTCTGCATCGATAGGCTGGCGCAGTAA
- a CDS encoding DUF4924 family protein, which produces MKISQQLKEKNIAEYLIYMWQVEDLLRANKCDIDLIRSNVISRYPAEEHAALEEWYGNLADMMRAEGVTEKGHLQINRNVIRNLTDLHADLLASTKYPFYNAAYFKALPFIVELRQKSGQTEESELETCFEALYGILLLRLQKKEISQGTAKAIEAISSFLSLLANYYDKERKGELKLDND; this is translated from the coding sequence GTGAAGATTTCACAGCAACTGAAAGAGAAGAATATTGCCGAATACCTTATATATATGTGGCAAGTAGAGGATTTGCTTCGTGCTAACAAGTGCGATATAGACTTGATTCGCAGCAACGTCATCTCCCGTTATCCTGCCGAAGAACATGCGGCTCTGGAGGAGTGGTACGGCAATCTTGCCGATATGATGCGTGCCGAGGGGGTGACGGAGAAAGGGCATTTGCAGATTAACCGCAACGTTATCCGCAACCTTACGGACCTGCATGCCGATTTGCTGGCTTCCACGAAGTATCCCTTTTATAATGCGGCATATTTCAAAGCGTTGCCTTTTATTGTGGAATTGCGGCAAAAGAGCGGACAAACGGAAGAATCCGAATTGGAGACCTGTTTTGAGGCGCTTTACGGCATACTGCTGCTGCGTTTGCAGAAAAAGGAAATCAGCCAGGGCACTGCCAAGGCGATAGAAGCCATCAGCAGTTTTCTTTCCCTGCTTGCCAATTATTACGACAAAGAGAGGAAAGGCGAGTTGAAACTGGATAATGACTGA
- a CDS encoding LysE family translocator, whose protein sequence is MIQIETILDILWKGFIIGVIVSAPLGPVGVLCIQRTLNKGRWYGFVTGIGASLSDIAYALLTGYGMSFVFDYVNKNIFYLQLFGSILLLIFGIYTFRSNPVQSIRPVSTSKGSYFHNFITAFAVTLSNPLIIFLFVGLFARFAFVSEGVLVFEAVTGYLAIALGALTWWFGITFFVNKVRTQFNLRGIWILNRIIGGIVMVVSAFGLVFTLMGESLY, encoded by the coding sequence ATGATTCAGATAGAGACCATACTTGACATATTATGGAAAGGGTTCATAATAGGTGTTATCGTATCTGCACCGTTGGGCCCCGTAGGAGTATTGTGCATTCAGCGTACTTTGAACAAAGGGCGTTGGTATGGTTTTGTGACCGGTATAGGCGCCTCGTTGAGTGATATTGCCTATGCTTTGCTGACAGGCTACGGAATGAGTTTCGTATTCGATTATGTCAACAAGAATATCTTCTATCTGCAACTGTTCGGGAGTATCCTGCTGCTGATATTCGGTATCTATACATTCCGCAGTAATCCGGTGCAGTCCATTCGTCCGGTATCTACCAGCAAGGGGTCTTATTTTCACAATTTTATCACAGCGTTCGCTGTCACTCTCTCCAATCCGCTTATCATATTTCTTTTTGTAGGCCTTTTTGCGCGCTTTGCTTTTGTAAGCGAAGGCGTGTTGGTCTTTGAGGCCGTTACGGGGTATCTTGCCATTGCTTTGGGAGCATTGACGTGGTGGTTTGGAATTACCTTTTTTGTCAACAAGGTCCGTACGCAATTCAATTTACGCGGCATTTGGATATTGAACCGTATTATCGGCGGCATTGTCATGGTAGTATCTGCATTCGGACTGGTGTTTACGCTGATGGGCGAATCGCTCTATTAG